CTTCTTTTGCGATTAGCGAAAGCGTAATTCCTTATAATCCTTCCCTAGACTCCTACAGTCGAGTTTTAATGGCTGGACTCCTCAACACGCTACGGATAGCAATTTCAGGAATTATTCTCACGACAATAGTGGGGATTTTTGCAGGAATAGCTCAATTTTCCGACAATTGGTTATTGCGCAAGCTGAGTGTAATTTATATCGAAATCGTCCGAAACACGCCTCTGCTACTGCAATTATTATTTTGGTACGCGATGTTCTTACAACTACCATCAGTTGAAGAAAAATTTGACCTAGCAGGGATAATCTTTCTAAGTAAGCGAGGAATTAACCTACCTTTTCCAGCTTCTCCCCAAATTTGGTTATGGTTAGCAGCATTGGTTGTCACTGCGATCGCGGCTTTTTTCCTCTGGCAATGGCGTACTAAAATTATTGTTGAGCAAGGTCAATCCGGTCAACCGCAGTTAATTACTTTGTGGCTAACAGTAATAACCGCGATCCTCATTATAGTCTTTGGTTTTGGTTGGCAAGCACCTCAATCCCCCGAACCAGGAACTATTGAAACTGGACTACGCTTATCGATTGAATTTACTTCCTTACTCATGGGATTAGTCTTCTATACTGGCGCTTTTATTGCCGAAATCGTCCGTGCTGGCATACAATCTGTACCCAAAGGGCAATGGGAAGCTGCACGTTCTTTAGGCTTAAAATCTGGCTTAGTCATGCGTCTAGTT
The window above is part of the Oscillatoria salina IIICB1 genome. Proteins encoded here:
- a CDS encoding amino acid ABC transporter permease, translated to MMTDQEQKIPLWRDDRFWRIAGQVIVVIGVIAFFGILGSNLVRNLQQAGIGFSFEFLGNNASFAISESVIPYNPSLDSYSRVLMAGLLNTLRIAISGIILTTIVGIFAGIAQFSDNWLLRKLSVIYIEIVRNTPLLLQLLFWYAMFLQLPSVEEKFDLAGIIFLSKRGINLPFPASPQIWLWLAALVVTAIAAFFLWQWRTKIIVEQGQSGQPQLITLWLTVITAILIIVFGFGWQAPQSPEPGTIETGLRLSIEFTSLLMGLVFYTGAFIAEIVRAGIQSVPKGQWEAARSLGLKSGLVMRLVVFPQALRVIIPPLNSQYLNLVKNSSLAIAVAYPDLYNVANTTFNQTGRVIQVILIIMITYLLLNLIISLLMNLLNISVQLKER